From one Malus sylvestris chromosome 1, drMalSylv7.2, whole genome shotgun sequence genomic stretch:
- the LOC126615149 gene encoding LOB domain-containing protein 24-like: MISGRCAACKYLRRRCPSDCIFSPYFPPNNPQRFASVHRIYGASNVAKMLQQLPGHLRAEAADTLCYEAECRIQDSVYGCVKTISQLHQEIHNAECQLAKTRAEIAFINSGGGGGGQEHQVHQTPEVQSDLSFFPDQTEVEATLFGSSSKAPWFI; this comes from the exons ATGATTTCTGGTCGTTGTGCAGCTTGCAAGTATCTGAGAAGAAGATGTCCTTCCGATTGCATTTTCTCTCCATATTTTCCTCCAAATAATCCTCAAAGATTTGCTTCTGTTCATAGGATCTATGGTGCCAGCAACGTTGCCAAAATGCTCCAG CAACTACCAGGCCATCTGAGAGCTGAAGCAGCAGATACTTTGTGCTATGAAGCCGAATGTAGAATACAAGACTCAGTGTACGGTTGTGTTAAGACTATTTCCCAATTGCATCAAGAAATTCACAACGCAGAATGTCAATTAGCGAAAACACGAGCTGAGATTGCCTTCATCAACTCTGGCGGCGGAGGAGGAGGGCAAGAACATCAAGTGCATCAAACGCCAGAAGTTCAGTCCGACTTAAGTTTCTTTCCGGACCAAACCGAAGTTGAGGCAACCCTATTTGGCTCTTCCTCCAAAGCTCCTTGGTTTATTTGA